The proteins below are encoded in one region of bacterium:
- a CDS encoding ABC transporter permease yields the protein MALTLPGRAIAFVGRGTISFFREMGRFGILMARVFREMRGILADRDLFFQECVTLGVDSLPLVIVVGVFTGAVAGWQGHYQLQGFAPYDLIGPATFKAVMLELGPVLTALVIAGRVSASIAAEIGTMKVTEQIDALESMAISSVRFLAVPRIAAMTVMMPMLVIQAVTVAMFGAFFVLTVFLSMTSQQFWGLIPNFFLIFDVFSGLLKALLFGLSSAMIGCYVGFRTEGGAEGVGQATIKAFVWACLTILVLDFTLALILF from the coding sequence ATGGCTCTCACTCTTCCCGGACGCGCAATAGCCTTTGTTGGCCGTGGCACCATCAGCTTTTTCCGCGAGATGGGGCGGTTTGGCATCCTCATGGCCAGAGTCTTCCGCGAAATGCGGGGAATCCTCGCCGACAGGGACCTGTTCTTTCAGGAGTGTGTCACGCTGGGAGTAGACAGCCTGCCCCTCGTCATTGTGGTGGGTGTCTTCACCGGAGCCGTAGCCGGATGGCAGGGGCATTACCAGCTTCAGGGCTTTGCACCGTATGATCTGATCGGTCCGGCTACCTTTAAGGCAGTGATGCTGGAGTTGGGTCCGGTGCTGACCGCCCTGGTCATTGCCGGACGTGTCTCCGCGTCCATCGCCGCCGAGATTGGCACGATGAAGGTCACCGAACAGATCGATGCCCTCGAATCCATGGCCATCTCCAGCGTCCGTTTTCTGGCCGTGCCGCGCATTGCGGCGATGACCGTGATGATGCCGATGCTGGTGATTCAGGCCGTAACAGTGGCGATGTTCGGCGCGTTCTTCGTGCTCACGGTCTTTCTGTCGATGACGTCCCAGCAGTTCTGGGGTCTGATCCCGAATTTCTTTCTAATCTTCGACGTCTTTTCCGGTCTGTTGAAGGCCCTGCTTTTCGGACTTAGCTCCGCCATGATCGGCTGTTATGTTGGTTTCCGCACCGAGGGTGGCGCGGAAGGCGTGGGACAGGCGACAATCAAGGCGTTCGTCTGGGCATGCCTGACGATTCTGGTGTTAGACTTTACATTAGCTCTTATCCTCTTCTAA
- a CDS encoding ABC transporter ATP-binding protein: MIEVRDLYKSFGDKQVLKGVNLNIETGESITIIGQSGGGKSVLLKHLVGLLAPDSGAVIVDGRNITRARRRELYAIRKKMGVLFQGAALFDSMTVEQNVALGLRTHTKKTEEEIAERVKYCLELVNMDGTQNLKPAELSGGMKKRIGLARAIAMEPAYILYDEPTTGLDPITADAINDLIITMNRELHVTNIVVTHDMVSAYKVSERIVMLYDGEIVFSGTPEETQNTDIDIVHKFVTGESDKPNGKPYVVTHYR; this comes from the coding sequence ATGATTGAAGTTCGTGACCTCTACAAGTCCTTCGGCGACAAACAGGTGCTGAAGGGTGTGAATTTGAATATTGAGACGGGCGAGTCCATTACGATTATTGGACAGTCCGGCGGGGGCAAGTCTGTGCTCCTCAAGCACCTTGTCGGCCTTCTGGCGCCGGACTCGGGCGCGGTGATTGTAGACGGACGGAATATCACCAGGGCCCGCCGGCGAGAACTCTACGCGATCCGTAAGAAGATGGGCGTGCTCTTTCAGGGGGCCGCCCTCTTTGACTCCATGACTGTGGAGCAGAACGTGGCCCTCGGTCTCAGAACCCACACGAAGAAGACCGAAGAAGAGATCGCGGAGCGGGTCAAGTACTGCCTTGAACTGGTCAACATGGACGGCACGCAGAACCTGAAACCTGCGGAGCTGTCAGGTGGCATGAAGAAGCGCATCGGGCTGGCACGGGCCATCGCCATGGAGCCGGCTTATATTCTTTATGATGAGCCGACCACAGGTTTGGACCCGATCACGGCGGACGCTATTAACGATCTGATCATCACTATGAACCGCGAACTGCACGTGACGAATATTGTCGTGACGCACGATATGGTATCCGCCTACAAGGTGTCAGAACGGATTGTGATGCTCTACGATGGCGAGATTGTGTTCTCCGGCACTCCGGAGGAGACACAGAACACGGACATTGACATCGTGCATAAATTCGTTACTGGCGAATCCGACAAACCCAACGGCAAACCGTACGTAGTCACTCACTACCGGTAA